The following proteins are encoded in a genomic region of Elusimicrobiota bacterium:
- a CDS encoding DNA polymerase III subunit alpha has translation MVPTRNQAQFVHLHNHTEYSLLDGACRILDDRGNPATLLKTMAGYGLPAMAITDHGNMYGVIEFYNGCLKSGMKPIIGLEAYIAEKSHKNRVHGEKNYHLTILVKNETGYKNLTKLSSISYLDGFYYKPRIDKELLQKYSDGLIVLSGCLHGEISELILANKLDDAKKTADFYKQVLKDDFYLELMENGIPEQKLVNTKLLEFANELNIQVVATNDCHYLKKEDAEAHEVLICIGTASTLADPDHLKFVTDQFYYKSPDEMISTFNSIPEAIKNTLVISEKCNLQLSFDKLYLPEYRVETGYTLDSYLRKLCEAGLKKRYPKITAEIKQRLEHELKIIYDAGYSGYFLIVWDFIQFAKNQAIPVGPGRGSGAGSIVSYLLGITDVDPLEYGLLFERFLNPARLTMPDLDIDFSDEGRAEVINYVRNKYGVDKVVQIITFGSMLAKQVIRDVGRVLSIPLTEVNKIAGLIPKTLGITLTQALSLVSELKSFYNSDTRIKKLVDISLKLEGLKRHSGVHAAGIVITKDEATNYLPLAKTSDGVVTTQFEGKLLEKMGLLKMDFLGLRMLTVIKDTAELIKKRHKIKLDIEKLPFDDKNTFKLLSDAKVAGVFQVEKSGMRDLLKKLKPKSISDITALIALYRPGPMGSGMLDEFVARYHGKTKFKYEHQLMEKILSETYGIIVYQEQVMQIATELAGLTLSEADTFRSAMSKKNVDLIEQYREIFLDGAKKKELTYRIAEKIFNNIKSFGEYGFNKSHATAYGFLTYKSAYLKANYPLEFFTALLSSEIGHTKISKEAENKIVEYIKDAQEFGIEIYPPDINKSFAKFTIEHKGIRFGLVAVKNVGEGAVDAIITAREKNGEFSSLADFIARVDLHLINKRVLESLCKAGVLDNLLNKRANMPERDVFYENIEKIISQNAKYKKSNRKEHERIDNQASLFELAEINRNEDKIPSATPTQALEEIPKEKQWHEHQLLAFEKEVLGFYLSGHPLAKYSNEIKIYTKTSIADIKNIKNSPSATSEKGGKVGGGGSVRVAGIVANLRRLTSKKKEQYARFKLEDLDDEIDVVVFPKLFNEHCKDTLKMDEMLVVSGRLNADAEPPEIIADELVSFKNARRKLVRKVIITISAVALEKSALAKLKEFLKQHHGVAKVEFNLIGHTSHTTTRILTPLEIEPNDTVVSGIEKIFGKGVVEFA, from the coding sequence ATGGTACCAACCAGAAACCAAGCACAGTTTGTTCATCTGCATAACCATACCGAATACTCGTTGTTAGATGGTGCTTGCCGAATCCTTGATGACCGCGGGAATCCTGCAACACTATTAAAAACAATGGCAGGTTATGGTCTTCCTGCAATGGCGATCACAGACCACGGGAATATGTATGGTGTGATTGAGTTTTACAACGGCTGTTTAAAATCAGGAATGAAACCGATTATCGGGCTGGAAGCATATATTGCTGAAAAATCACACAAAAACAGAGTTCACGGTGAAAAAAATTATCATCTTACTATTTTGGTAAAAAACGAAACTGGCTACAAGAATCTTACAAAACTGTCCTCTATTTCATATCTTGATGGGTTCTACTACAAGCCAAGAATAGATAAAGAACTTTTACAAAAATACTCAGATGGACTTATTGTTCTTTCAGGATGTCTGCATGGTGAAATATCTGAACTGATACTCGCCAATAAACTTGATGACGCAAAAAAAACTGCCGATTTTTATAAACAGGTTTTGAAAGACGATTTTTATCTGGAGTTGATGGAGAATGGTATCCCGGAACAAAAATTAGTGAATACCAAACTGCTTGAATTTGCTAACGAGCTTAATATCCAGGTTGTCGCTACAAACGACTGTCATTATCTCAAAAAAGAGGATGCAGAAGCACACGAGGTTTTGATTTGTATCGGTACTGCATCAACACTTGCCGACCCAGACCATCTGAAGTTTGTAACTGACCAGTTTTATTACAAATCGCCTGACGAGATGATTAGCACATTTAATAGTATTCCTGAAGCAATCAAAAACACACTGGTAATTTCTGAAAAATGTAATCTTCAACTTTCGTTTGATAAATTGTATCTGCCTGAATATAGGGTTGAAACAGGTTATACGCTTGATTCTTATCTACGCAAACTTTGTGAAGCAGGTCTTAAAAAACGGTATCCTAAAATAACTGCTGAAATAAAACAACGGCTGGAACACGAATTAAAAATTATCTATGATGCAGGTTATTCCGGCTATTTTTTGATTGTCTGGGATTTTATCCAGTTTGCTAAAAATCAAGCTATCCCGGTTGGACCCGGTAGAGGTTCCGGTGCCGGCTCTATTGTTTCGTATCTTTTAGGGATTACTGATGTTGACCCGCTGGAATACGGGCTGCTGTTTGAACGGTTCCTGAACCCAGCACGGTTGACAATGCCTGATTTGGATATTGATTTCTCAGACGAAGGTCGTGCTGAAGTAATAAATTATGTTAGAAATAAATATGGCGTAGACAAAGTAGTCCAAATAATAACTTTTGGCTCTATGCTCGCTAAACAAGTGATTCGGGATGTTGGTAGAGTACTCTCAATCCCGTTAACAGAGGTGAATAAAATAGCAGGACTTATACCAAAAACGCTCGGGATAACACTTACGCAGGCGCTTTCGCTTGTTTCTGAATTAAAATCGTTTTATAACTCCGATACAAGAATAAAAAAACTTGTTGATATATCACTAAAACTTGAAGGGTTAAAACGGCATTCAGGTGTTCATGCGGCTGGGATTGTTATTACCAAAGATGAAGCAACAAATTATCTGCCATTAGCCAAAACATCCGATGGTGTTGTAACAACCCAGTTTGAAGGCAAACTGTTAGAAAAAATGGGACTGCTAAAAATGGACTTCCTGGGATTGAGAATGCTTACCGTTATAAAAGATACTGCTGAACTTATAAAAAAAAGACATAAAATTAAATTAGATATTGAGAAATTGCCGTTTGACGATAAAAACACATTCAAGCTGCTTTCTGATGCAAAAGTAGCAGGCGTGTTTCAGGTAGAAAAATCAGGGATGCGTGACTTACTCAAAAAACTAAAACCTAAAAGTATCTCGGATATTACTGCACTGATTGCACTATACCGACCGGGTCCGATGGGTAGCGGTATGCTGGATGAATTTGTCGCAAGATATCATGGAAAGACAAAATTTAAATACGAACATCAGTTGATGGAAAAAATTCTATCAGAAACCTACGGGATTATCGTATATCAAGAACAGGTGATGCAAATAGCAACAGAACTGGCTGGGCTTACGCTTTCTGAGGCGGATACTTTTCGGTCTGCAATGAGCAAAAAAAATGTTGACCTGATTGAACAGTATCGTGAAATATTTTTGGACGGCGCAAAGAAAAAAGAACTTACATATAGAATTGCTGAAAAAATTTTTAATAATATCAAGAGTTTTGGTGAATACGGGTTCAACAAATCGCACGCAACCGCTTACGGATTCTTAACCTACAAAAGTGCATACCTTAAAGCGAATTATCCACTTGAGTTTTTTACAGCACTTCTGTCGTCTGAAATCGGACATACTAAAATAAGTAAAGAAGCAGAAAATAAAATCGTTGAATATATAAAAGATGCGCAAGAATTCGGAATAGAAATCTATCCGCCTGATATAAACAAATCTTTTGCAAAATTCACAATTGAACATAAAGGTATCAGGTTTGGACTTGTAGCAGTCAAGAATGTTGGTGAAGGTGCGGTTGATGCAATAATAACAGCACGCGAAAAAAACGGTGAATTTAGTTCACTTGCTGATTTTATAGCACGGGTTGATTTACATCTTATCAATAAACGAGTTCTTGAATCGCTCTGTAAAGCAGGTGTGCTTGATAATCTGCTCAATAAAAGAGCAAATATGCCAGAACGTGATGTTTTTTACGAAAATATTGAAAAGATTATTTCACAAAATGCAAAATATAAAAAAAGTAACCGTAAAGAACACGAAAGGATAGATAACCAGGCGTCACTTTTTGAACTGGCAGAAATCAACCGGAATGAAGATAAAATACCATCAGCCACCCCCACCCAAGCGTTAGAAGAAATCCCGAAAGAAAAACAATGGCATGAACATCAACTGCTTGCGTTTGAGAAAGAGGTGCTCGGATTTTATCTGTCCGGACATCCACTGGCAAAATATTCTAACGAGATAAAAATTTATACAAAAACCAGTATCGCAGATATAAAGAACATAAAAAACTCGCCCTCTGCCACTTCTGAAAAAGGTGGAAAGGTGGGTGGAGGTGGGAGTGTACGAGTTGCCGGGATTGTCGCTAATTTAAGACGACTAACCTCTAAAAAGAAAGAACAATACGCAAGATTTAAGTTGGAGGATTTAGATGATGAAATTGATGTGGTTGTATTCCCGAAACTTTTTAATGAACATTGTAAAGATACGCTTAAAATGGATGAAATGTTAGTTGTATCAGGCAGATTAAATGCTGATGCTGAACCACCTGAAATAATTGCGGATGAACTGGTTTCGTTTAAGAATGCCCGACGAAAACTTGTCCGAAAAGTTATTATCACAATCAGCGCAGTCGCACTTGAAAAATCAGCACTTGCAAAACTTAAAGAGTTTCTAAAACAACATCACGGTGTTGCAAAAGTTGAGTTCAATCTTATCGGACATACAAGTCATAC